The Nitrospira tepida genome includes a window with the following:
- the dnaN gene encoding DNA polymerase III subunit beta → MKFTCTRSILLSAIRNLLSLTSNRSTLPILANALLEATPTGLTVLGTDIETGFQGSYDVTVQKPGRVTVNARALCDVIKELGPEHPITWQADEKHVIKLVSGNSRFTLHGMSADDYPQLPAFDEPAQFSIPSTALLTCLQQVLPAVPDQDQRFVLQSVLITISTQPTQESPAIELVGTDGHRLVIAESDAGTWTTSAPQPLIALIPKKAAQLLAALLAQEDTLDVPIAISKELFCVTVKNVILTSRLIEGTYPNYQQVIPVLNGARMEIDREIFEEALHRVAVISRDQTQAVRLALTPDTLTIHAQSADVGEGTESIPAVVAGKEFKTGFNARYLLDALRTCPGKRLQLHMKEPVSPCLIVSPDSHNRWKHVIMPVR, encoded by the coding sequence ATGAAATTCACGTGCACCCGCAGCATCCTGCTGAGCGCCATCCGGAATCTGCTGAGCCTCACCTCGAACAGATCCACCCTCCCGATCCTCGCCAATGCCCTCCTGGAGGCCACGCCCACGGGCCTCACGGTCCTGGGCACTGACATCGAAACCGGGTTCCAAGGCTCCTATGACGTCACCGTGCAGAAACCCGGGCGCGTCACCGTCAACGCCCGTGCCCTCTGCGATGTGATCAAGGAACTCGGTCCCGAGCATCCCATCACCTGGCAGGCTGATGAGAAACACGTGATCAAGCTCGTGTCGGGAAACAGCCGCTTCACGCTCCATGGCATGTCCGCAGACGACTATCCACAGCTCCCTGCCTTTGACGAGCCTGCTCAGTTCAGCATCCCCAGCACCGCTCTCCTCACCTGTCTGCAACAAGTTCTCCCGGCTGTTCCCGATCAGGACCAGCGGTTCGTCCTGCAGTCCGTGCTCATCACCATCAGTACACAGCCTACGCAGGAATCACCCGCGATCGAACTCGTCGGAACGGACGGGCACCGCTTGGTCATCGCTGAATCAGATGCCGGCACCTGGACCACCTCGGCACCCCAGCCGCTCATCGCCCTTATTCCCAAGAAAGCTGCTCAGTTGCTGGCCGCATTGCTCGCTCAGGAAGATACGTTGGATGTTCCCATCGCTATTTCCAAGGAGCTCTTTTGCGTGACCGTCAAGAACGTCATCCTGACGAGCCGGCTCATCGAAGGGACTTATCCCAATTACCAGCAGGTCATCCCCGTCCTGAACGGCGCGCGTATGGAGATCGACCGTGAGATCTTCGAAGAGGCGCTCCATCGTGTGGCCGTGATTTCTCGCGACCAAACTCAAGCCGTGCGTCTGGCTCTGACACCTGACACGCTCACCATCCACGCCCAGAGTGCAGACGTGGGGGAAGGAACGGAAAGTATCCCGGCGGTCGTCGCCGGCAAGGAATTCAAAACCGGCTTCAACGCCCGCTACCTGCTGGATGCGCTCCGGACATGCCCAGGCAAGCGCCTTCAACTGCATATGAAGGAACCGGTCAGTCCCTGCCTCATCGTGAGCCCTGACAGCCATAATCGCTGGAAGCACGTGATCATGCCAGTCCGCTAA
- a CDS encoding DUF6094 domain-containing protein yields MRTIARAKAGFYPTPEPVTRAIAELIQNPSGHSGRLCDPCCGLGEPARALAQSLRLVSFGIELDRDRFRESKTILNETLRSDAFATTIQKQSMSLVFLNPPYDDLGKRQRSEPAWLRLLTPALQPGGILVFIIPEPRLTKELRRYLATHYRQVAFFRFPHPEYLAFRQVVILGVKSTSPLRDRRRIDALAQEEIDYQSFEGRLTPVYAIAPQLIPESIEFRSHWVSPEDQLAEAAAHGIWRDPRIHDALDLPVTGPCTPLMPLRKGHLARMIAAGMLNNQTIATGSTRWIIKGFTDKTTKQLPPEEEYFDTPKRHETRTVTRVIEMFVPQIQAWDITEGPTYGQHVIVNCVDHHGEVAPETP; encoded by the coding sequence ATGAGAACGATCGCCAGAGCAAAAGCGGGATTCTATCCGACGCCGGAACCGGTCACCCGCGCCATCGCCGAGCTAATTCAGAACCCCTCCGGCCATTCCGGCCGGCTCTGTGATCCATGTTGCGGGCTCGGAGAACCAGCACGCGCCTTGGCCCAATCGCTGAGACTGGTCAGTTTCGGGATCGAGCTCGACAGAGACCGATTCCGGGAGTCGAAGACCATCCTCAACGAGACGCTCCGCTCCGACGCCTTCGCCACCACCATCCAGAAGCAGAGCATGTCCCTCGTGTTCCTCAATCCTCCGTATGATGATTTGGGAAAACGCCAGCGCAGCGAACCCGCGTGGCTCCGCCTGCTCACCCCCGCCTTGCAACCGGGAGGCATTCTCGTGTTCATCATCCCCGAGCCGCGGTTGACGAAGGAACTGCGCCGCTATCTCGCCACCCACTATCGACAGGTTGCGTTCTTCAGGTTCCCTCATCCGGAGTACCTCGCCTTCCGCCAGGTCGTCATCCTCGGGGTGAAAAGCACCTCGCCCTTGCGCGATCGCAGACGCATCGATGCTCTCGCGCAGGAGGAGATTGACTACCAATCCTTCGAGGGCCGCCTTACCCCGGTCTATGCCATCGCACCCCAACTGATTCCAGAATCGATCGAGTTTCGCAGCCACTGGGTCTCGCCCGAAGACCAGCTCGCCGAGGCCGCCGCACATGGAATCTGGCGAGATCCTCGCATCCACGATGCGCTCGACTTGCCCGTCACAGGGCCCTGTACTCCCCTCATGCCGCTCAGGAAAGGGCATCTCGCGAGAATGATCGCGGCAGGCATGTTGAACAACCAGACGATCGCGACCGGGTCCACTCGCTGGATCATTAAAGGCTTCACCGACAAGACCACGAAACAACTGCCGCCCGAGGAGGAATACTTCGACACGCCAAAGAGACACGAGACTCGGACGGTGACACGGGTCATCGAGATGTTCGTCCCCCAGATCCAGGCCTGGGACATCACGGAAGGCCCCACCTACGGCCAGCACGTCATCGTCAATTGCGTCGATCATCACGGAGAGGTCGCACCCGAGACACCATGA
- a CDS encoding helicase-related protein, producing the protein MDTRQVPITTFIETFSASLCESAASQLRPIFRPEHRITAQPILNQLKEPLWPPQADVAAAAALVLQQHRGALIVGEMATGKTRTAVGACLIHGSRRVLVMAPPHLLRKWEREITRILPDAPVHQLKSLSSIDRIARTPLPNHLPLFAIISREKAKLSYATKPALVHRRWKGEHGSVDLFCCPHCGDQVRDADETPLTPETLPAKSKCRACGSPLYDFDPNGPRRYALADYICKQHPTLFDTFVVDEIHELKGKATAQGIAFANLMNVTDRVIGLTGTLSNGRSTSVFYLLWRLIPGLKSSYSFHDESRWVDVYGIRETRTTCIDADQVVEHGTQSKRKVYVTVVERPGISPRLIPHLVDKACFLRMEDLDLALPPYEERVDTCELEGPLKAQYEQLFKAAKPLIREARKSRDGHLLSTVVQALVAYPDRCTTEERITNKFGEVKFTLPPLPEPIRYPKERLLLQHIEDNVNRHRRVLVYCTHTGTRDITLRLHQILKQAGFRTAVLTASVQAERREEWIEDRVKAGLDVLICNPRLVQTGLDLLDFPSLRFFESDYNILTVRQAARRSWRPGQQHPVDVRPLIYAGTAQEQAWSLIASGIKASLYTEGDITSHAMAAFNQEDDITIGLIRFILDQNPQLLSAEQAFRDLARAYKDQREVIGESSPQPPVHLLAASAAGDQAFTIPTAEPAPVVLPELSQQLGLFAV; encoded by the coding sequence ATGGACACGCGCCAGGTTCCGATCACGACGTTTATCGAGACCTTCAGCGCCAGCCTGTGTGAATCGGCCGCCTCACAGCTCAGGCCCATCTTCAGACCCGAGCACCGGATCACGGCGCAGCCCATCCTGAATCAACTCAAGGAACCGCTCTGGCCTCCGCAAGCGGATGTCGCCGCGGCCGCGGCCCTGGTGCTGCAACAGCATCGCGGCGCGTTGATCGTCGGAGAGATGGCGACCGGCAAGACCCGCACTGCGGTTGGCGCCTGTCTCATCCACGGCTCCCGACGCGTGCTGGTGATGGCGCCGCCCCATCTTCTCCGCAAGTGGGAGAGAGAAATCACACGCATTCTGCCGGACGCCCCGGTCCACCAGCTGAAGTCGCTCAGCAGCATCGATCGCATCGCTCGGACCCCGCTGCCCAATCATCTCCCCCTCTTTGCGATCATCTCCCGTGAAAAGGCCAAGCTGTCGTACGCCACGAAACCAGCCCTGGTCCACCGACGCTGGAAGGGTGAGCACGGATCGGTTGACCTCTTTTGCTGTCCCCACTGTGGGGACCAGGTTCGGGACGCTGACGAGACACCCCTCACCCCGGAGACCTTGCCGGCGAAATCGAAATGCCGCGCCTGTGGCTCTCCCCTGTACGACTTTGATCCGAACGGGCCACGCCGGTACGCCTTGGCCGATTACATCTGCAAGCAGCACCCGACCTTGTTCGATACGTTCGTGGTTGATGAGATCCACGAGCTGAAGGGCAAGGCCACGGCGCAAGGTATCGCCTTTGCGAATCTCATGAACGTCACGGACCGGGTCATTGGATTGACGGGTACGCTTTCGAACGGACGCAGCACGTCGGTCTTCTACCTCCTCTGGCGCCTCATTCCCGGCCTCAAGTCGTCGTACAGTTTCCATGATGAATCCCGTTGGGTCGATGTCTACGGCATCCGCGAGACCCGCACCACGTGCATCGATGCCGACCAGGTGGTCGAGCACGGAACCCAGTCGAAACGGAAAGTCTACGTGACCGTCGTGGAACGGCCGGGGATCTCGCCCCGGCTGATCCCGCACCTGGTCGACAAGGCCTGCTTCCTCCGGATGGAAGACCTGGATCTCGCGCTCCCTCCCTATGAGGAACGTGTCGACACGTGCGAACTCGAAGGCCCACTCAAGGCCCAGTACGAGCAACTCTTCAAAGCGGCCAAACCGCTGATCCGGGAGGCCAGGAAATCCCGCGACGGGCACCTGCTGTCAACGGTCGTTCAGGCACTGGTGGCCTACCCGGACCGTTGTACAACGGAGGAACGAATCACCAACAAGTTTGGAGAGGTCAAGTTCACCCTTCCGCCGTTACCTGAGCCGATCCGATATCCGAAAGAACGCCTGCTCCTGCAACACATCGAAGACAACGTGAACCGGCATCGCCGGGTCCTCGTGTACTGCACCCATACGGGGACCCGCGACATCACGCTCCGCCTGCATCAGATTCTGAAGCAAGCAGGGTTTCGCACGGCCGTGCTCACGGCTTCGGTCCAAGCCGAACGCCGTGAGGAATGGATTGAGGACCGGGTGAAGGCCGGCCTTGATGTGCTGATCTGCAATCCTCGGCTGGTGCAGACCGGCCTCGATCTCCTGGATTTTCCCAGCCTGCGATTCTTCGAGTCAGACTACAACATCCTGACCGTCCGGCAAGCCGCGCGCCGTTCCTGGCGGCCGGGACAACAGCACCCGGTCGACGTGCGACCGCTCATCTATGCCGGCACGGCCCAGGAACAGGCCTGGTCCCTCATCGCCAGCGGGATCAAGGCCAGCCTCTACACCGAGGGAGACATTACCAGTCACGCGATGGCGGCCTTCAATCAAGAGGACGACATCACCATTGGCCTGATCAGATTCATTCTCGACCAGAATCCTCAGCTCCTGAGCGCGGAACAAGCCTTCCGCGACCTCGCGCGCGCCTACAAGGACCAGCGGGAAGTCATTGGCGAGTCGTCACCTCAGCCCCCAGTACATCTCCTGGCCGCCTCCGCGGCAGGAGACCAAGCTTTCACGATTCCGACAGCCGAGCCGGCTCCCGTGGTGCTCCCAGAGCTCTCGCAGCAACTCGGTCTCTTCGCCGTCTGA